One genomic segment of Patescibacteria group bacterium includes these proteins:
- a CDS encoding O-antigen ligase family protein, with protein MTILEKIIKYGLYLLIFLLPWQTRWIIRAGETEYATYSLYGVDIILLALLLLFVIFNFQFSIFKQFSISKFSKIWWVIAVLDLFIFISIFSASDKWLALYKYGWFLLGVGLFWLVTSANYNRMKLLWSLLAGIFFQAGLGIYQFLSQSSFASKWLGMAMHNPAELGVSVVETIGADGIGERWLRAYGGLDHPNVLGGILVAGVLIVICFLVNKFSIFPPEADQPLAGNFQFSNNFKFLNFQTRFKLFYYFIILLFLLALFFTFSRGAWAGVIVGILLMLVIFLIKKDYLKQRELLKIILAAGILVFILFNFYNNLVLTRLSKDTRLEVKSNTERKESLVDAKELIKNNWLFGAGMGNYTLALKEMKPGQESWNYQPVHNVFLLVWAEVGVVGLLGFLGLLGFLGWNLIKNKKYFGLSILASLVIIMMVDHWYWSLHFGVLFSWFVVGMVVRDGLEDF; from the coding sequence ATGACAATACTGGAAAAAATAATTAAATATGGTTTGTATTTATTAATTTTCTTACTGCCTTGGCAGACGAGGTGGATTATCAGGGCCGGAGAGACGGAATATGCGACGTATAGTTTGTATGGGGTAGATATAATTTTGCTGGCGCTCCTATTATTATTCGTAATTTTCAATTTTCAATTTTCAATTTTCAAACAATTTTCAATTTCTAAATTTTCAAAAATTTGGTGGGTGATAGCGGTTTTGGATTTATTTATTTTTATTTCTATATTTTCTGCTTCTGACAAATGGCTGGCCTTGTATAAATACGGTTGGTTTTTATTGGGGGTGGGATTGTTTTGGCTCGTGACGAGCGCGAATTATAACAGAATGAAATTGTTGTGGAGCTTGTTGGCGGGAATTTTTTTTCAAGCCGGTTTGGGGATTTACCAATTTTTATCCCAATCAAGTTTTGCCTCTAAGTGGTTGGGAATGGCGATGCATAATCCGGCTGAACTCGGGGTTTCGGTTGTGGAAACAATTGGCGCTGATGGGATTGGCGAAAGGTGGCTTCGGGCTTATGGGGGATTGGATCATCCGAATGTTTTGGGAGGGATTTTAGTTGCGGGCGTATTGATAGTAATTTGTTTTTTAGTTAATAAATTTTCAATTTTTCCGCCAGAGGCGGACCAGCCGCTGGCTGGCAATTTTCAATTTTCAAACAATTTTAAATTTCTAAATTTTCAAACAAGGTTTAAGTTATTTTATTATTTTATTATTTTATTATTTTTATTAGCGCTGTTTTTCACTTTTTCCCGCGGAGCTTGGGCCGGAGTTATAGTCGGAATTTTATTGATGCTGGTTATATTTTTAATAAAGAAAGATTATTTAAAGCAGAGGGAACTGTTGAAAATAATTTTGGCGGCCGGGATTTTAGTTTTTATTTTATTTAATTTTTACAATAATTTAGTTTTAACGCGGTTATCTAAAGATACGAGACTGGAAGTTAAATCTAATACGGAAAGAAAGGAGTCTTTAGTTGATGCTAAAGAGTTAATAAAAAATAATTGGTTATTTGGCGCCGGGATGGGAAATTACACCTTGGCTTTAAAGGAAATGAAACCGGGTCAGGAGAGCTGGAATTATCAGCCGGTCCATAATGTATTTTTATTGGTTTGGGCGGAAGTGGGGGTGGTAGGATTATTGGGATTTTTGGGACTCTTAGGATTTTTGGGATGGAATTTAATAAAAAATAAAAAATATTTTGGTTTGTCTATTCTCGCTAGCTTAGTTATAATAATGATGGTTGACCATTGGTATTGGAGTTTGCATTTTGGAGTCTTGTTTTCTTGGTTTGTTGTTGGTATGGTGGTGAGAGATGGTTTAGAAGATTTCTAA
- a CDS encoding GrpB family protein, translated as MIGLKRGTVRLVIHNLKWSQSFEREKKKIKKIFSRKALDIQHVGSTSVPGMVAKPIIDIALLVPSITKVGRYEENLKKIGYNIKKDDTNKKRLFFTKGPEKKRTHYLHIGKVGSGYIEDMILFRDYLCEDRRAAEKYSELKEKLAKKYQNSRKIYTAKKEKLIKEIVKKAKKSPRIKK; from the coding sequence ATGATTGGGTTAAAACGAGGAACAGTTAGATTAGTTATTCACAATTTAAAATGGTCGCAAAGCTTTGAGCGCGAGAAAAAGAAGATAAAAAAGATTTTTAGTAGAAAGGCGCTTGATATTCAACATGTTGGGAGTACTTCTGTCCCGGGGATGGTGGCCAAACCAATAATTGACATTGCTCTACTTGTTCCGTCAATCACCAAAGTGGGGCGCTATGAGGAAAACTTAAAAAAGATAGGGTATAATATAAAGAAAGACGATACAAATAAAAAAAGATTATTTTTTACAAAAGGTCCGGAAAAGAAACGGACACACTATCTCCATATAGGGAAAGTTGGCAGTGGTTACATCGAAGATATGATTTTATTTAGAGATTACCTTTGCGAAGACAGGAGGGCAGCAGAAAAGTATTCCGAATTAAAAGAAAAATTAGCTAAAAAATATCAAAACTCAAGAAAAATTTATACAGCGAAGAAAGAAAAGTTAATTAAGGAGATAGTGAAAAAAGCAAAAAAATCTCCGAGGATTAAAAAATAA
- a CDS encoding pitrilysin family protein, with protein sequence MFKQKKLKNGLKLITVPMTGTKTITILVMLKTGSKYENKKNNGISHFLEHMFFKGTKKRPTALAIAGGLDSIGAEFNAFTSKEYTGYFVKVDSSKIELAVDIVSDMLLNSKFDAKEIGREKGVIVEEINMRTDNPLIHIEDVFEECLYGDAPAGWYVSGRKENVLNFSRKDFINYFNSQYGTESAIVCLAGNIKNNSEKAVSRYFSGLRKNDFQDKVKVIENQIKPQIKIHYKKTNQATISLGVRALPFGHKKEFILKVMSTILGGSMSSRLFTELREKKGLAYYVRTQSEFYTDSGYLTTQAGVPVDKIEEAIKIILSEYKKLTKILVGGQELKRTKDLIRGRSVIRLEASDDMASWYMEHLILGGKTLSPEDFFRKIDLVKAGDMKKLAGEIFTNNKLNLAIIGPFKDKKKFEKILKF encoded by the coding sequence ATGTTTAAACAAAAAAAATTAAAAAACGGGCTGAAACTTATTACCGTGCCGATGACCGGGACAAAGACCATAACGATTTTAGTGATGCTTAAAACCGGCTCGAAATATGAGAATAAAAAAAATAACGGCATTTCTCATTTTTTGGAGCATATGTTTTTTAAAGGCACAAAGAAGAGGCCGACAGCTTTGGCGATCGCGGGAGGACTGGACAGCATAGGCGCGGAATTTAACGCCTTTACTTCCAAAGAATATACGGGTTATTTCGTGAAAGTAGATAGTTCAAAAATAGAATTGGCGGTTGATATTGTAAGCGACATGCTTCTTAACTCCAAATTTGACGCAAAAGAGATAGGGAGGGAGAAAGGCGTAATTGTGGAAGAAATAAATATGAGAACCGACAACCCCTTGATTCATATTGAAGATGTTTTTGAAGAATGCCTCTACGGAGATGCGCCGGCCGGCTGGTATGTAAGCGGCCGCAAAGAAAATGTTTTGAATTTTTCCCGAAAAGATTTTATCAATTATTTTAATTCCCAATACGGCACGGAGAGCGCGATTGTTTGTTTGGCTGGGAATATAAAAAATAATTCGGAAAAAGCGGTTAGCCGGTATTTCTCCGGATTAAGAAAAAATGACTTTCAGGATAAAGTTAAAGTAATAGAAAATCAGATAAAACCGCAGATTAAAATCCACTACAAAAAAACAAACCAGGCGACTATTTCCCTGGGAGTGAGGGCGCTACCGTTCGGCCATAAAAAAGAATTTATTTTGAAAGTAATGTCTACGATTCTCGGCGGCTCCATGAGCTCTCGCTTATTTACGGAATTAAGAGAGAAAAAGGGTTTGGCTTATTATGTAAGGACTCAATCCGAATTTTATACCGATAGCGGTTATCTGACTACGCAGGCCGGCGTTCCGGTTGACAAAATTGAAGAGGCCATAAAAATAATTTTATCCGAATATAAAAAGCTAACGAAGATTTTGGTGGGCGGCCAAGAATTAAAAAGAACCAAAGATTTGATTCGCGGCCGTTCGGTGATAAGACTGGAAGCGTCTGATGATATGGCCAGCTGGTATATGGAGCATTTAATTTTAGGCGGAAAAACTTTATCTCCTGAAGATTTTTTCAGAAAAATAGATTTGGTGAAAGCAGGCGACATGAAAAAATTGGCCGGTGAAATTTTTACAAATAATAAATTGAATTTAGCAATAATCGGACCATTTAAAGACAAAAAAAAGTTTGAGAAGATTTTGAAGTTTTAA
- a CDS encoding acetate/propionate family kinase, producing MKVLVCNIGSTSFKFQLLDMGNGEKVLARGGIERVGYRDSTIKFYRGDRKVPAIERSEYVPTQCEAVQNCLDFLEGAVSGLSEIEAVGFKTVQAGEKNGSVFLTDDVLCAMEEYSDLAPAHNPPYLQAIRMFAKLLPDTPRVGVFEPGFHTGKPEYASVYGVPYEWYEKYGLLKYGYHGASLRFVTGETIQILGLDQKFHKIIACHLGGSSSVCAYKDGRSIDTSMGLTPQSGLIQGARVGDIDAFAIPFIMGKTGLSMEEVFRELATNGGLKGLSGTSGDMRDILHEIEKGGPLAERCRLARAKLIYDIKFYMGAYILLMGGVDAICFSGGIGQKEPTLRAEVLGSLGFLGFVLDDVANMRDEQIISDPCSSIKAVVLETNEEIIVARETVRVVSGQEG from the coding sequence ATGAAAGTTTTAGTCTGCAACATCGGGTCTACGTCGTTCAAGTTTCAGCTTCTTGACATGGGTAACGGGGAAAAAGTCCTTGCCCGGGGCGGCATTGAGCGGGTTGGTTATCGCGACTCCACGATAAAATTCTACAGGGGCGATAGAAAAGTGCCGGCAATTGAGAGATCGGAATATGTTCCGACTCAATGTGAGGCTGTCCAAAATTGCCTTGATTTCTTAGAAGGCGCAGTCTCGGGTCTTTCCGAGATTGAGGCTGTTGGGTTCAAGACGGTCCAGGCCGGAGAAAAGAACGGGTCAGTGTTTTTGACCGATGATGTTCTTTGCGCCATGGAAGAGTACAGTGATTTGGCGCCGGCGCACAATCCGCCGTACCTTCAAGCGATTCGGATGTTTGCCAAGCTTTTGCCGGATACGCCGCGGGTCGGAGTTTTTGAGCCGGGGTTTCACACCGGGAAGCCGGAGTATGCCAGTGTTTATGGCGTTCCTTATGAATGGTACGAAAAGTACGGGCTTCTCAAATACGGCTATCATGGCGCTTCCTTGCGGTTCGTGACCGGCGAAACCATTCAGATTCTCGGGCTTGATCAGAAATTTCACAAAATCATTGCCTGCCATTTGGGCGGCTCTTCATCAGTTTGCGCATATAAGGACGGGCGTTCCATTGACACTTCCATGGGTCTGACTCCGCAATCCGGTCTTATCCAGGGGGCACGAGTTGGCGATATTGACGCTTTTGCCATTCCATTTATTATGGGAAAAACCGGCCTCTCAATGGAAGAAGTATTTCGCGAACTTGCCACCAACGGTGGCTTGAAAGGGCTTTCTGGAACGTCCGGTGATATGCGGGACATCCTCCACGAGATAGAAAAAGGCGGCCCGTTGGCCGAACGCTGCCGACTTGCCCGCGCTAAGCTCATCTACGACATCAAGTTCTATATGGGCGCCTATATTCTTCTCATGGGCGGCGTGGATGCAATTTGCTTTTCCGGCGGGATAGGGCAGAAAGAGCCGACACTTCGGGCTGAAGTTCTTGGTTCGCTCGGATTCCTCGGCTTTGTCCTTGACGATGTAGCGAATATGAGAGATGAGCAGATTATAAGCGATCCTTGCTCGTCCATCAAAGCCGTTGTCCTCGAAACCAATGAGGAAATAATCGTGGCCAGAGAGACGGTCAGGGTGGTTAGCGGGCAGGAGGGATAA
- a CDS encoding DNA recombination protein RmuC yields MPNQLMTFLLILLILGVIAIIFLLLRKKTENGDGEKLITMMEKLSQLAEQNKELRQAMDGKLSETHRATQEQFGQATKIIQGITGQSAKLISDVTERLTKLDETNKQVVNFSAQLQNLQDILKNPKQRGVLGEYFLEETLRNVLPPNSYQMQYPFKDGSIVDAVVFVKDKIIPVDSKFSLENYEKILNCSDAGTKEKLEKQFKQDLKNRIDETSKYVKPAEKTMDFAFMFIPSEAIYYDLLINKVGAVQVNTRDLIEYAFRDKHVIIVSPTSFLAYLQTVLQGLRALQIEESAKAIKINVEKLGRHLLSYDDFMKKLGISMSTTVNHYNNAYKEFKKMDKDVIKITEGESKIEPMALDKPKME; encoded by the coding sequence ATGCCGAACCAGTTAATGACATTTTTATTAATTCTTTTGATTCTCGGGGTAATTGCCATTATCTTTCTTTTATTGCGGAAAAAAACAGAAAACGGAGATGGAGAGAAACTGATTACGATGATGGAAAAACTGTCCCAGCTAGCGGAGCAAAACAAAGAATTGCGCCAAGCTATGGACGGCAAGCTGTCGGAAACCCATCGGGCGACGCAGGAGCAATTCGGCCAAGCCACTAAAATTATTCAGGGCATAACCGGGCAGTCGGCCAAACTGATTAGCGATGTGACCGAGAGATTGACCAAATTGGATGAGACCAATAAGCAAGTAGTAAATTTTTCGGCCCAGCTTCAGAATCTGCAGGATATTTTAAAAAATCCGAAACAGCGCGGAGTTTTGGGTGAATATTTTTTGGAAGAAACTTTGAGAAATGTTTTACCCCCGAATTCTTATCAGATGCAATATCCTTTCAAAGACGGGAGCATTGTTGACGCCGTCGTGTTTGTGAAAGACAAAATTATTCCGGTTGATTCCAAATTTTCTTTGGAAAATTATGAAAAAATATTAAATTGCTCTGATGCGGGCACAAAAGAAAAACTGGAAAAGCAATTCAAACAAGATTTGAAAAATAGAATTGATGAAACTTCTAAATATGTAAAGCCGGCGGAAAAAACTATGGATTTTGCTTTTATGTTTATTCCCAGCGAAGCGATTTATTATGATCTGCTTATAAATAAAGTCGGCGCTGTTCAGGTAAATACCAGAGATTTGATAGAATACGCTTTTCGCGACAAACACGTGATTATTGTTTCTCCAACTTCATTTTTAGCTTATCTGCAAACTGTTCTTCAGGGCTTGCGGGCTTTGCAGATTGAAGAAAGCGCCAAGGCGATCAAAATTAACGTGGAAAAATTGGGCCGTCACCTTTTAAGCTATGATGACTTTATGAAAAAATTGGGCATTAGCATGTCCACCACTGTTAATCATTATAATAATGCCTACAAAGAATTTAAAAAAATGGATAAAGACGTGATAAAAATTACCGAGGGCGAATCAAAAATTGAGCCGATGGCGCTAGATAAACCCAAAATGGAATAA
- a CDS encoding UvrD-helicase domain-containing protein has protein sequence MENLMENLNKEQLQAVQHKDGPLLIVAGAGTGKTTVITQRIAYMIEQGWAKSDEILALTFTEKAAGEMEERVDRLLPIGYLDLWISTFHGFGERILKEHGLDIGLPNDFKLLNEFEQYALIKNNLDKLDLDYYRPMGNPTKFIRALIKHFSRTKDEDINPAQYLEYANELKENLDNMLSGAPNMSLRGASGAKRNERRGNLRSSASNQRLLRPETSGLAMTERGEFNKEIASQEVARINEVANAYHVYQQLLLDSSSLDFGDLINYCLKLFRARPAILKKYRDKFKYILLDEFQDTNWAQYELIKMLAAPKNNLVVVGDDDQSIYKFRGASVSNILQFQKDYSRAGQIFLINNYRNKQNILNLSYKFIKQNDPNRLEYQLNTKTQKHPTTLKLRGASRNTKTELSKKLVADNKGEGVIEVIEGKDLNEEIRMVIEKIADLKIKDKNSTWDDFAILVRANESAKEICSFLAAAELPYQFLSSRGLYAKPVIMDIIAYLKLLDDYHESAAAYRVLNLPIFKFTYNELVNFNYWANKKAWSLYEVLRNVSALNLGPELQKKVVAVLSLIDKHAGLARDKNASEIIFVFLNDSGYLKYLMSQDEQKSREAASCLNQFMKRVEEFEKGSDDRSVKAFLAQLQMEIDAGEEGAMPVDWEAGPETIKVMTVHGAKGLEFKYVFIAGLVDKRFPTIERSEQIAIPDALVKEILPEGDIHLEEERRLFYVAMTRAKNDLYFSWAADYGGARLKKPSRFLEECGFVQENTKTQKYPATPGLRGAGKNTLLRQGFEGQAKIQDGDILKTRISVPAKEVVKSVVPSYFSYTQLAAFSNCPYQYRFAHILRIPVRGKHVFSFGKTLHITLQKLFSLIEERKKREQTDLFGASASSTQAAKKNVKISLEEILKLYEQSWIDDWYETKARKEEYKKKGKEILKKFYEKHQDAWPNVIFLEKGFNSKVRVGNELYTVRGVMDRIDEINGHRSNGAGKIKIIDYKTGTPKDKLSLDEKYQLLIYQLAAEELFRQKVDSLAFYYLDNNTEVEFLGSQDELDKTKEKIINTIAAIKKGEFPPKPSALCQFCDFKDICEFRKS, from the coding sequence ATGGAAAATTTGATGGAAAATTTGAATAAAGAACAATTACAGGCTGTCCAACATAAAGACGGCCCTTTGTTGATTGTGGCCGGAGCTGGCACTGGCAAAACCACGGTTATTACACAAAGAATCGCCTATATGATAGAGCAGGGGTGGGCTAAATCAGACGAAATTTTAGCTTTAACTTTTACGGAAAAAGCGGCCGGGGAAATGGAGGAACGAGTCGATCGGTTGTTGCCGATTGGCTATTTGGATTTATGGATTTCCACTTTTCACGGCTTTGGGGAAAGAATTTTGAAAGAACACGGCCTTGATATCGGGCTACCTAATGATTTTAAATTGCTGAATGAGTTTGAACAATATGCTCTAATAAAAAATAATTTGGATAAACTTGATCTGGATTATTATCGGCCGATGGGCAATCCGACGAAATTTATCCGCGCCTTGATAAAGCATTTTTCCCGGACCAAAGACGAGGATATAAATCCGGCCCAGTATCTTGAATACGCTAATGAGTTGAAGGAAAATTTAGACAATATGTTGAGCGGAGCCCCTAATATGTCATTGCGAGGAGCGAGTGGAGCGAAGCGCAACGAGCGACGCGGCAATCTCCGGTCAAGCGCGTCTAACCAGAGATTGCTTCGTCCCGAGACTTCGGGACTCGCAATGACAGAAAGAGGTGAGTTTAATAAAGAAATAGCAAGTCAGGAAGTGGCAAGGATAAACGAAGTGGCGAACGCTTATCATGTTTACCAGCAACTGCTTTTAGACAGCAGCTCTTTGGATTTCGGAGATTTAATAAACTACTGCTTGAAATTATTCCGCGCCCGGCCGGCGATTTTAAAAAAATATCGGGATAAATTTAAATATATACTGCTGGACGAATTTCAGGATACTAACTGGGCGCAGTATGAGCTGATAAAAATGCTGGCCGCCCCGAAAAATAACTTAGTGGTCGTTGGCGATGATGACCAGTCAATTTATAAATTTCGCGGGGCTTCGGTATCTAATATTTTGCAGTTTCAAAAAGATTATTCGCGGGCCGGGCAGATTTTTTTAATCAATAATTACCGCAATAAGCAGAATATTCTGAATTTGTCTTATAAATTTATCAAGCAAAATGACCCGAATCGGCTGGAGTATCAACTGAACACAAAAACACAAAAACACCCCACTACGCTAAAGCTTCGAGGGGCGAGCAGAAACACAAAAACGGAATTAAGCAAAAAGCTGGTAGCTGATAATAAGGGGGAGGGGGTGATAGAAGTTATAGAAGGCAAAGATTTGAATGAGGAGATAAGAATGGTAATTGAGAAAATCGCGGATTTAAAAATTAAGGATAAAAATTCTACTTGGGACGATTTTGCGATTTTGGTCAGAGCCAATGAAAGCGCGAAAGAAATTTGCTCATTTTTGGCCGCGGCCGAATTGCCCTACCAATTTTTATCTTCCCGCGGCCTTTATGCCAAGCCGGTAATAATGGACATAATCGCTTATTTAAAATTATTGGACGATTACCATGAAAGCGCGGCGGCTTATCGCGTTTTAAACCTGCCGATTTTTAAGTTTACCTATAACGAGTTGGTTAATTTTAATTATTGGGCCAATAAAAAAGCCTGGTCGCTTTATGAAGTTCTGCGCAATGTCTCCGCTTTAAATCTGGGGCCGGAATTGCAGAAGAAAGTGGTCGCGGTTTTATCTTTAATTGATAAGCATGCCGGCCTCGCCAGAGATAAAAACGCCAGTGAAATTATTTTTGTTTTTTTAAATGACAGCGGTTATTTGAAATATCTGATGAGCCAAGATGAGCAAAAAAGCCGGGAGGCGGCTTCCTGTCTTAACCAGTTTATGAAGCGGGTTGAGGAATTTGAAAAGGGCAGTGACGATAGAAGCGTTAAAGCGTTTTTGGCCCAACTGCAGATGGAAATTGACGCCGGGGAAGAAGGGGCGATGCCGGTTGACTGGGAGGCCGGTCCGGAAACCATAAAAGTAATGACGGTTCACGGGGCCAAGGGATTGGAATTTAAGTATGTTTTTATTGCCGGTTTAGTTGATAAGCGTTTTCCCACGATTGAGAGAAGCGAGCAGATTGCCATTCCGGACGCTTTAGTCAAGGAAATTTTACCGGAAGGCGATATCCATTTAGAAGAGGAAAGAAGATTGTTTTACGTAGCCATGACGCGGGCAAAAAACGATTTATATTTTTCTTGGGCGGCTGACTATGGCGGCGCTCGACTCAAAAAACCTTCTCGTTTTTTAGAGGAATGCGGGTTTGTTCAAGAAAACACAAAAACACAAAAATACCCCGCTACGCCAGGGCTTCGAGGGGCAGGCAAAAACACCCTACTGCGCCAGGGCTTCGAGGGGCAGGCAAAAATACAAGATGGCGATATTTTAAAGACAAGAATTTCTGTTCCGGCAAAAGAGGTTGTAAAGTCGGTGGTGCCGTCTTATTTTTCTTATACGCAATTGGCGGCGTTTTCCAATTGTCCTTACCAATACCGTTTTGCCCATATTTTAAGAATTCCGGTCCGGGGAAAACATGTTTTTTCTTTTGGCAAAACCTTGCACATTACTTTGCAGAAATTATTCAGTTTAATCGAGGAAAGAAAGAAGCGGGAGCAGACGGATTTATTTGGTGCTTCGGCAAGTTCAACGCAAGCAGCCAAAAAAAATGTTAAAATCAGTTTGGAAGAAATTTTAAAATTATACGAGCAGAGCTGGATTGACGATTGGTATGAGACCAAGGCGCGGAAAGAGGAATATAAAAAGAAAGGCAAGGAAATTTTAAAGAAGTTTTATGAAAAGCATCAAGATGCATGGCCGAACGTGATTTTTCTGGAAAAAGGATTTAATTCCAAGGTCAGGGTCGGCAACGAGCTCTATACCGTGCGCGGGGTAATGGACAGGATTGATGAGATAAACGGCCACCGCAGCAACGGGGCAGGCAAAATAAAAATTATTGACTATAAAACCGGAACCCCGAAAGACAAATTAAGCCTTGACGAAAAATATCAGCTTTTAATTTATCAGTTGGCCGCCGAGGAGCTTTTTCGGCAAAAAGTAGATTCTTTGGCCTTTTATTATTTGGACAACAATACTGAAGTTGAATTTCTGGGCAGCCAGGATGAGCTGGACAAAACAAAAGAAAAGATCATAAACACCATTGCCGCCATAAAAAAAGGCGAATTTCCGCCAAAGCCTTCCGCGCTTTGCCAGTTTTGCGATTTTAAAGATATTTGCGAATTCAGGAAGTCGTAA
- the ruvB gene encoding Holliday junction branch migration DNA helicase RuvB, which produces MADKQTKNLNDRIINPEELGNDNALDLTLRPKRLGEYVGQDKIKESLKITMAAAQGRGEPIEHVLLHGPAGLGKTTLAHVISNELGANIRITSGPAIEKSGDLAAILTNLGEGDILFIDEIHRLNKTIEEILYPAMEDYALDIIIGKGPSARTLRIDLPRFTIIGATTKVSLLSAPLRDRFGLTYRLDFYGLEDINRIISRSANILGVKVEPEAVEVIAGRSRRTPRIANRLLKRVRDYCQVKGNGDVENGICEEAFKILDVDDLGLDWIDRKIIETIVDKFNGGPAGLNAIAAATGEEMATIEEIYEPYLMQLGFIDRSPRGRIVTDIGYKHLKRNRDENNPVSLQI; this is translated from the coding sequence ATGGCAGATAAACAAACTAAAAATTTAAATGATAGAATAATAAATCCAGAAGAACTGGGCAATGATAATGCCCTGGATTTGACTTTGCGGCCGAAAAGATTGGGCGAATATGTGGGGCAGGATAAAATAAAGGAAAGCTTGAAAATTACCATGGCCGCGGCGCAAGGCCGGGGAGAGCCGATTGAGCATGTGCTCCTGCATGGCCCGGCCGGATTGGGAAAAACAACGTTGGCGCATGTGATTTCCAATGAGTTGGGCGCCAACATCAGAATTACTTCCGGGCCGGCCATTGAAAAAAGCGGCGATTTGGCTGCCATTTTAACTAATTTGGGCGAAGGCGACATTTTATTTATTGACGAGATTCACCGTTTAAATAAAACCATTGAAGAAATTCTTTATCCGGCCATGGAGGACTACGCTCTGGATATTATTATCGGTAAAGGGCCGTCCGCCAGGACTTTGCGAATTGACTTGCCGCGTTTTACCATAATCGGCGCCACCACTAAAGTAAGTTTATTATCCGCGCCTTTGCGCGACCGTTTCGGGCTTACTTATCGTCTTGATTTTTACGGCCTGGAAGATATTAATAGAATTATCAGCCGGAGCGCCAACATCCTGGGGGTAAAAGTAGAGCCGGAAGCGGTGGAGGTTATTGCCGGGCGTTCTCGCCGCACTCCCCGCATTGCCAACCGGTTATTAAAGAGAGTCCGCGATTATTGCCAGGTCAAAGGAAACGGGGATGTTGAGAATGGAATCTGCGAAGAAGCTTTTAAAATATTGGACGTTGATGATTTGGGCCTGGACTGGATTGACCGGAAAATTATAGAAACGATAGTTGATAAATTTAACGGCGGGCCGGCAGGCCTAAACGCTATTGCCGCGGCCACCGGCGAGGAGATGGCGACTATTGAAGAAATTTATGAGCCGTATCTAATGCAGTTGGGTTTTATTGACCGTTCTCCGCGCGGTCGGATCGTTACTGACATCGGCTATAAGCACTTAAAACGGAATAGAGATGAAAATAATCCCGTAAGTTTACAAATTTAG
- a CDS encoding PH domain-containing protein, with product MLLLYRLPGKLPDEKIIKVLRRDVFILIKKILFFILLLVLPLVLFYLVVTSIYPDILYGQISHPIFLLIVSFYYLFLWVFFFFSFIDYYLDIWIITSERIINIEQQGFFARTISEQRLDRVQDVTSETKGFFPTILKYGNVYVQTAGAKERFFFHEVPNPDQVRDVIIKLVEKCKVAHHI from the coding sequence ATGCTTTTACTTTACCGTTTGCCGGGAAAACTTCCCGATGAAAAAATTATAAAAGTGCTAAGGCGGGATGTTTTTATTCTTATAAAAAAAATTTTATTTTTTATTTTGCTCTTAGTTCTGCCCTTGGTACTTTTTTATTTGGTAGTTACTTCTATTTATCCGGACATTCTTTATGGGCAGATTTCCCATCCCATTTTTCTTTTAATAGTAAGCTTTTATTATCTATTTCTTTGGGTGTTTTTCTTTTTTTCTTTTATTGATTATTATCTGGATATTTGGATAATAACCAGCGAGAGAATTATTAATATAGAACAACAGGGGTTTTTCGCCCGGACAATTTCTGAACAGAGACTAGACCGGGTTCAGGACGTTACCAGCGAAACCAAGGGATTTTTCCCGACTATTTTAAAATACGGCAATGTTTATGTGCAAACAGCCGGGGCTAAAGAAAGATTTTTTTTCCATGAGGTTCCGAATCCGGATCAAGTAAGGGATGTTATTATTAAGTTAGTGGAAAAGTGTAAAGTTGCTCATCATATTTGA
- a CDS encoding metal-dependent hydrolase: protein MDILSHALWTNLIFKELPMEQRGVAVLFGLFPDLISFSYMTVRNFFRRTLHFEAPMPSGIPKYVFRLYDITHSLVIWLAIFLILKILGLDLAVVIFYAWGLHIFLDIFTHTSEFFPTPILWPFSRFHFSGINWSNKWFMLFNYAVLLFMYLVFYF from the coding sequence ATGGATATACTTTCCCACGCTTTGTGGACAAACTTAATTTTTAAAGAACTGCCGATGGAGCAAAGGGGCGTGGCGGTTTTATTCGGGTTGTTCCCAGATTTAATCAGTTTTTCTTATATGACCGTTAGAAATTTTTTTAGGAGAACCTTGCATTTTGAAGCGCCAATGCCATCAGGGATTCCGAAGTATGTTTTTAGACTTTATGACATTACCCATAGTTTAGTAATTTGGCTGGCAATATTTTTAATTTTAAAAATTTTAGGTTTAGATCTGGCCGTGGTTATTTTTTATGCCTGGGGGCTCCATATATTTTTAGATATTTTTACCCATACCTCGGAGTTTTTCCCCACCCCGATCCTTTGGCCATTTTCCCGTTTCCATTTTTCCGGCATAAACTGGTCAAATAAATGGTTTATGCTTTTTAACTACGCGGTTTTGCTGTTTATGTATTTAGTGTTTTATTTTTAA